Proteins encoded by one window of Cannabis sativa cultivar Pink pepper isolate KNU-18-1 chromosome 4, ASM2916894v1, whole genome shotgun sequence:
- the LOC115714544 gene encoding putative ABC transporter C family member 15: MDISFEIIDAVFFLALLIWVLVDIVREWRNGSQSYVMGNRGVVREGGGFFGLVTVLLNAVISVSYLGFGVYEYCNKGIVIWRVGFSCVTWILATLVSFYCKNRTSNEGQPWPLVLIFWWFCSTILGFLSLTIYIISHLKSIELLPPHVIPSPNLVDMASLPLSILLCFNAVSFVKSHSYLKHPLLEKEEEIPCLDGDYAAYSNAGIWSKATFQWLNPLFKTGRTHKIELSHIPCISESEKAEHASLLLEESLRKQKFEDPSLAKAILRAIWNSLAINAVFAGLNTAASYTGPFLITNFVNYLLEKQDDSSIRYGLILAFIFFFAKTMESLTQRQWYFGAHRIGVRVRAALTVLIYKKSISIKFSGPSNGKMVNLINVDVERIGDCCWYIHGVWLLPLQVFLALVILYWNLGAAPSAAALLATVMVMVCNTPLANMQENLHSKIMEAKDSRIKVTSETLKSMRVLKLHSWEPTFLKKILELRKNERSWLKRYLYTCSAVAFLFWASPTLVSVVTFSVCIALNIPLTAGKVLSALATFRILQEPIYNLPEFISMVAQTKVSLDRIYEFIREDWKQQHISNQPSNATNVVIEIEKGEYSWETGEQISRKPTIKITDKLKFLKGWKVAVCGSVGSGKSSLLCSMLGEIPKISGSGFKVHGSKAFVPQSAWIQTGTIRENVLFGKKMDKDYYERVLEACALDRDIKMWAGGDLTVVGERGMNLSGGQKQRIQLARAVYSDSDVYLLDDPFSAVDAHTGTHLFKKCLLQLLSQKTVVYATHQLEFLEAADLVLVMKDGRIAQSGRYQDLIADLSGELISQMAAHRKSLTHVNTCKQEDSSTRRPSRKNQIEVVEDWFREPLADNNPLEKSHEEEAETGRVKWSVYSTFVTAAYKGALVPVILLCQVLFQGLQMGSNYWLAWATEKEGRVTNKKLIGIFVLLSGGSSIFILGRAVFLATIAIETAQRLFHGMITSIFRAPISFFDSTPSSRILNRSSTDQSTVDTDIPYRLAGLAFALIQLLSIIVLMSQVAWQVFLLFVIVLGISIWYQAYYITTARELARMVGIRKGPVLHHFSESISGAATIRCFNQEDRFVMKILSLVDDFSRVAFHNSATMEWLSVRINFLFNLVFFLVLSILVTLPRSAIDPSLAGLAATYGLNLNVLQAWVIWNLCNVENKMISVERILQFTNIPSEAPLIIEDCRPKPEWPTEGRIELENLHVKYNPSLPAVLKGITCTFPGNKKIGVVGRTGSGKSTLIQALFRVVEPSGGRILIDGLDIGKIGLQDLRSRLGIIPQDPTLFQGTMRTNLDTLQEHSDQDIWEVLNKCRLADIVRQDQRLLEAPVAEDGENWSVGQRQLVCLARVLLKRRRILVLDEATASIDTATDNVIQETIREETNGCTVITVAHRIPTVIDNDLVLVLDDGKVIEYDSPTRLLENSSSSFSKLVAEFLRRSSTRRCDRDLS; this comes from the exons ATGGATATTTCGTTTGAGATTATTGACGCGGTGTTCTTCTTAGCATTACTGATTTGGGTTTTGGTTGACATTGTGAGAGAATGGAGAAATGGCAGCCAATCTTACGTGATGGGAAATAGAGGAGTTGTTAGAGAAGGTGGTGGCTTTTTTGGTTTGGTTACTGTTCTTCTCAATGCCGTAATCTCAGTTTCGTATTTGGGTTTTGGTGTTTATGAATATTGTAATAAGGGAATTGTTATTTGGAGAGTGGGGTTCTCATGTGTTACTTGGATTTTAGCTACTCTAGTTTCTTTTTACTGTAAAAACAGAACTAGTAATGAAGGCCAACCATGGCCTTTGGTTCTAATCTTCTGGTGGTTTTGTTCCACCATTCTTGGCTTTCTTTCTCTCACCATTTACATTATTTCCCACTTGAAATCGATAGAGCTTCTTCCTCCACATGTTATTCCTTCTCCAAATTTAGTTGATATGGCATCTTTGCCTTTGTCAATCTTGTTATGTTTCAATGCTGTTAGTTTTGTGAAAAGTCATAGCTATCTTAAACATCCATTGcttgagaaagaagaagaaatccCTTGTCTAGATGGAGATTATGCTGCTTATTCTAATGCTGGGATTTGGAGCAAAGCCACTTTCCAATGGCTGAATCCACTTTTCAAAACGGGTAGAACTCATAAGATTGAGTTGTCTCATATTCCTTGTATTTCAGAATCAGAAAAGGCAGAGCATGCTTCCTTGTTGCTAGAAGAATCACTTAGGAAACAAAAATTTGAAGACCCTTCTTTGGCCAAAGCCATACTACGTGCTATTTGGAACTCATTAGCCATAAATGCTGTCTTTGCAG GACTAAATACAGCAGCATCCTATACTGGTCCTTTTCTAATAACAAATTTTGTAAACTATTTGTTGGAAAAGCAAGATGATTCCAGCATTCGTTATGGACTAATTCTGgctttcatcttcttctttgcAAAGACAATGGAGTCATTAACTCAAAGACAATGGTATTTTGGTGCTCATCGAATTGGTGTTAGAGTGAGAGCTGCACTTACAGttcttatatataaaaagtCCATATCAATCAAGTTCTCCGGTCCAAGCAATGGTAAGATGGTGAATTTAATCAATGTTGATGTAGAAAGAATTGGAGACTGCTGTTGGTACATCCATGGAGTTTGGTTGCTTCCACTTCAGGTGTTTTTGGCACTAGTCATCCTTTACTGGAATCTTGGTGCTGCTCCCTCTGCTGCAGCTCTTCTAGCCACAGTTATGGTTATGGTATGCAATACCCCTTTGGCCAATATGCAAGAAAATCTTCATTCTAAGATAATGGAAGCTAAGGATTCAAGAATTAAGGTGACTTCAGAGACTTTAAAGAGCATGAGAGTTTTGAAGCTCCACTCATGGGAACCAACATTCCTGAAGAAAATCCTTGAGCTTAGGAAAAATGAAAGAAGTTGGCTTAAGAGGTACCTCTATACTTGCTCAGCAGTGGCTTTTCTCTTCTGGGCTTCTCCAACTTTAGTTTCTGTTGTGACTTTTAGTGTTTGCATTGCATTAAACATACCATTAACTGCTGGTAAAGTTTTATCAGCTTTGGCTACATTTAGGATTCTACAAGAGCCTATCTACAATCTACCTGAGTTCATTTCCATGGTGGCTCAAACAAAGGTATCTCTAGATAGAATTTATGAGTTCATAAGAGAAGATTGGAAGCAGCAACATATATCTAATCAACCTTCAAATGCAACAAATGTTGTAATAGAGATTGAGAAAGGAGAATACAGTTGGGAAACAGGTGAACAAATTTCAAGGAAACCCACCATTAAAATAACTGATAAATTGAAGTTTTTGAAAGGTTGGAAGGTTGCTGTTTGTGGATCAGTTGGGTCTGGGAAATCAAGCCTGCTTTGCAGCATGCTTGGTGAGATTCCTAAGATATCTGGGTCAGGTTTCAAGGTTCATGGTTCCAAGGCATTTGTTCCACAAAGTGCCTGGATTCAAACAGGTACCATAAGGGAAAATGTTTTGTTTGGCAAGAAAATGGATAAGGATTATTATGAGCGTGTTTTGGAAGCTTGTGCATTGGACCGTGATATCAAGATGTGGGCAGGTGGTGATTTAACTGTGGTTGGAGAAAGAGGGATGAACTTGAGTGGAGGACAAAAGCAGAGAATTCAACTGGCTAGAGCTGTTTATAGTGATTCAGATGTTTATTTACTGGATGATCCTTTTAGTGCTGTTGATGCACATACAGGAACCCATCTCTTCAAG AAATGTCTCTTGCAACTCTTGTCTCAGAAGACTGTTGTTTATGCTACACATCAGTTGGAATTTCTAGAAGCAGCTGACCTTGTCTTG GTGATGAAAGATGGTAGAATTGCTCAATCAGGAAGGTATCAAGATCTGATTGCTGATCTTAGTGGTGAACTCATTAGTCAAATGGCTGCTCATAGAAAGTCATTAACACATGTTAACACATGTAAACAAGAAGATTCCTCTACCAGAAGACCAAGTAGAAAGAATCAGATAGAAGTTGTGGAAGATTGGTTCAGAGAGCCCTTAGCAGATAACAACCCTCTGGAGAAAAGCCATGAAGAAGAAGCAGAAACTGGTAGAGTAAAATGGAGTGTTTACTCAACCTTTGTTACTGCTGCTTATAAAGGAGCCCTTGTTCCAGTTATCCTTCTCTGCCAAGTTCTATTTCAGGGTCTCCAAATGGGGAGTAATTACTGGCTTGCTTGGGCCACTGAGAAAGAAGGAAGAGTAACTAACAAGAAGTTGATTGGGATATTTGTATTACTTTCTGGTGGGAGCTCCATTTTCATTTTGGGTAGAGCAGTTTTTCTGGCAACTATCGCCATTGAAACTGCTCAGCGCCTATTCCATGGAATGATTACATCGATTTTCAGGGCTCCCATTTCATTTTTTGATTCCACACCTTCAAGTAGAATACTCAACAGG TCTTCTACAGATCAAAGCACAGTTGACACAGATATTCCATACAGATTAGCAGGATTGGCCTTTGCACTAATCCAGCTATTGAGTATAATTGTCCTCATGTCTCAGGTTGCCTGGCAAGTCTTCCTTCTTTTTGTTATTGTGCTCGGAATCTCCATATGGTATCAG GCATATTACATTACCACTGCTAGGGAACTAGCAAGAATGGTTGGAATTCGAAAGGGTCCAGTGTTGCATCATTTCTCTGAATCAATTTCGGGGGCTGCAACAATTCGTTGCTTTAATCAGGAAGACCGGTTTGTGATGAAAATCCTTAGCCTTGTTGATGACTTTTCTCGTGTAGCCTTTCACAACTCTGCAACAATGGAATGGCTTTCAGTTCGGATAAATTTTCTCTTCAACCTTGTATTTTTCCTTGTTCTGTCCATTCTGGTGACCCTACCTAGATCAGCCATTGACCCAA GTTTGGCAGGCTTAGCAGCCACCTATGGTTTAAACCTGAATGTTCTTCAGGCTTGGGTGATTTGGAATCTATGCAATGTTGAGAACAAAATGATATCAGTTGAGAGAATTCTTCAGTTCACTAACATACCAAGTGAAGCACCTTTAATAATTGAAGATTGTAGACCAAAACCAGAGTGGCCAACAGAAGGAAGAATTGAACTTGAGAACCTTCATGTCAAATATAATCCTTCTCTACCAGCAGTTCTCAAAGGTATAACTTGTACCTTCCCTGGAAATAAGAAAATTGGAGTTGTGGGTCGCACAGGGAGCggaaaatcaactttaattcaAGCTCTATTTAGAGTAGTAGAGCCCTCAGGTGGAAGGATTCTTATTGATGGACTTGATATTGGTAAGATTGGACTTCAGGATTTAAGGTCAAGATTAGGAATCATTCCACAAGATCCAACTCTTTTCCAAGGCACCATGAGAACTAATTTGGACACTTTGCAAGAGCATTCAGATCAAGATATATGGGAG GTTCTAAACAAGTGTAGGCTAGCTGATATAGTTAGACAGGATCAAAGGCTTCTTGAAGCACCTG TGGCTGAAGATGGCGAAAATTGGAGTGTTGGACAAAGGCAGCTGGTTTGCCTAGCTAGGGTGCTCCTAAAGAGGAGGAGAATTCTTGTGTTGGATGAGGCTACAGCCTCTATAGATACAGCAACAGATAATGTGATTCAAGAAACAATAAGAGAAGAAACAAATGGATGCACAGTCATCACTGTGGCTCATCGAATTCCCACTGTTATTGATAATGACTTAGTTCTTGTTCTTGATGATG GCAAAGTGATTGAGTACGACTCGCCAACTCGATTGCTTGAGAATAGTTCTTCTTCATTCTCAAAGTTGGTAGCGGAATTCTTAAGAAGATCGTCCACAAGAAGGTGCGACCGAGATCTATCTTGA
- the LOC115715206 gene encoding uncharacterized protein LOC115715206: MASSTVNRWLRPEVYPLFAAVGVAVGICGMQLVRNICTNPEVRVTKENRAAGILDNFEEGEKYSQHMVRKFVRNKSSQIMPNINSFFSDPN; encoded by the exons ATGGCTTCCTCCACCGTCAACAGATGGTTAAGACCTGAG GTGTATCCATTGTTCGCGGCGGTGGGAGTAGCTGTTGGTATCTGTGGTATGCAACTCGTGAGAAACATATGCACTAACCCTGAAGTCAG GGTGACCAAAGAGAACAGAGCTGCAGGCATTCTTGACAACTTCGAGGAGGGTGAGAAGTATTCTCAACACATGGTCAGAAAATTTGTGCGAAACAAATCATCCCAAATCATGCCCAACATCAACAGTTTCTTCTCAGACCCAAATTAA